The Nothobranchius furzeri strain GRZ-AD chromosome 6, NfurGRZ-RIMD1, whole genome shotgun sequence genome includes a region encoding these proteins:
- the nfil3 gene encoding nuclear factor interleukin-3-regulated protein: protein MQSVKQEIDLSEPYSGTDDLLLGPDADLIGHNIPAGSFKARSACRRKREFIPEEKKDTVYWERRRKNNEAAKRSREKRRINDMVLENKLMALGEENASLKAELLLLKLKFGLVSSAAYAQEVQKLCSPSALSSFQDFIPASSNHSSDQGDVEPSQLRSSCISVIKHSPLTPEICSTTQEGFAICRTTDLKQEPAENVSPAQEGSSTHELYKNCTTSKLLDIYAQPVSSAQITRSSSNSPSSSYDSVVSKSSDGEDEQQVPRGLARPAAHPKSVIVSTHKVPDPCSSALPHKLRIKSRSVQIKVEPVDHEYESFGKSSSPVSVSEGQGCRTILDSSEYTQPCHCPLSVQVTNMQDWSISETRCYCRVAARAVNQS, encoded by the coding sequence ATGCAATCAGTTAAGCAAGAAATAGATTTGAGTGAACCCTACAGTGGGACCGATGACCTGTTGCTTGGACCTGATGCAGACTTAATAGGCCACAACATTCCTGCAGGTTCTTTCAAAGCCAGATCTGCATGTCGCAGAAAACGGGAGTTTATCCCCGAGGAGAAGAAGGACACAGTTTACTGGGAGAGGCGGCGTAAAAACAATGAGGCTGCTAAGCGTTCAAGGGAGAAGCGGCGCATAAATGACATGGTGCTTGAGAACAAGTTGATGGCTCTTGGAGAGGAAAACGCCTCCCTAAAGGCAGAACTGCTGTTGCTGAAGCTCAAGTTTGGCCTCGTGAGCTCGGCAGCTTACGCACAAGAAGTTCAGAAGCTCTGTAGCCCCTCCGCTCTCAGCTCCTTTCAGGATTTTATTCCAGCCAGTTCAAACCACAGCTCGGATCAGGGAGACGTGGAGCCTTCACAGCTGCGTAGCAGCTGCATATCAGTTATCAAACACTCACCGCTCACTCCTGAGATTTGTTCCACAACACAGGAAGGCTTTGCTATCTGCAGGACAACAGATCTCAAGCAAGAACCAGCAGAAAATGTCAGCCCTGCACAGGAAGGGAGTAGCACACACGAACTGTATAAAAACTGCACGACCAGTAAGTTGTTGGACATCTACGCCCAGCCCGTGTCATCGGCACAGATTACCAGGTCATCCAGTAACTCACCCAGCAGCTCGTATGATAGCGTTGTAAGCAAATCATCAGATGGTGAAGATGAGCAGCAGGTTCCAAGGGGGTTGGCCCGACCTGCAGCTCACCCAAAGAGTGTCATCGTCTCCACTCACAAAGTGCCAGATCCCTGTTCCTCAGCTTTGCCCCATAAACTGCGCATCAAATCAAGAAGCGTTCAAATCAAAGTGGAGCCCGTTGATCATGAGTACGAgtcgtttggaaagtcctcctctcCTGTCAGTGTTTCTGAGGGACAAGGCTGTCGCACCATCCTGGACTCCTCAGAGTACACCCAGCCCTGTCATTGCCCTTTATCCGTCCAGGTCACCAACATGCAAGACTGGAGCATCAGTGAAACACGGTGTTACTGCAGGGTGGCTGCCAGGGCAGTGAACCAATCCTGA
- the auh gene encoding methylglutaconyl-CoA hydratase, mitochondrial: protein MLFFSAVIFSTAFTSRDHCCHVIGFRVQGASIIIMATVVGRFALWRACRVQAMDRERAARAAYFCSRQYVFPDKVFPPSRPSGDAAATRHYSSDSTDDLRVRYLDGNDSGIVVVGINRPKAKNSISKNLVKLMFETVESIKKNNKVRSVILCSLVPGIFCAGADLKERGKMHQSEVGPFVSKARTLITELGNLPVPTIAAIDGAALGGGLEMALACDIRISSSTAKLGLVETKLAIIPGAGGTQRLPRVIGVSLAKELIFAARVVDGDEACRLGLVNHSVEQNDSGDAAYLRALELAREINPQGPIAVRMAKLAINQGIEVDLSTGLAIEEACYAQVIPTKDRLEGLAAFKEKRPPFYKGE, encoded by the exons ATGTTATTTTTTTCCGCTGTGATTTTCTCCACCGCTTTCACGTCACGTGATCACTGCTGTCACGTGATTGGGTTCAGAGTTCAAGGAGCATCAATAATCATCATGGCGACCGTGGTGGGACGTTTCGCCCTGTGGCGAGCCTGTCGCGTGCAGGCAATGGACCGGGAAAGGGCGGCCAGGGCCGCCTACTTCTGCTCCAGACAATACGTTTTTCCAGATAAAGTTTTCCCTCCTAGTCGGCCCAGCGGAGACGCTGCGGCTACTCGCCATTACAGCTCCGACTCCACGGATGACCTGAGAGTCCGGTACCTGGATGGTAATGACTCTG GTATTGTTGTTGTTGGAATAAATCGACCCAAAGCCAAAAATTCTATTAGCAAAAATCTGGTCAAGTTG ATGTTTGAGACTGTAGAGAGCATCAAGAAGAACAATAAAGTCAGAAGTGTGATCTTATGCAGTTTGGTCCCTGGTATCTTCTGTGCAG GTGCAGACCTGAAGGAGAGGGGAAAGATGCACCAGAGTGAAGTGGGACCATTTGTATCCAAAGCCAGAACTCTCATCACAGAGCTGG GTAACCTTCCAGTACCAACAATTGCTGCAATTGATGGAGCTGCTTTAGGAGGAGGCTTGGAAATGGCCCTTGCTTGTGACATCAGAATCTCCT CCAGCACTGCAAAACTGGGCCTGGTCGAAACAAAACTTGCAATAATCCCAGGAGCAG GTGGAACACAGCGCCTCCCCAGGGTCATAGGTGTCTCTCTGGCCAAGGAGCTCATTTTTGCTGCCAGGGTGGTGGATGGAGACGAGGCATGTCGCCTGGGGCTGGTCAATCATTCTGTGGAGCAGAACGACAGTGGAGATGCTGCGTATTTGCGGGCTCTAGAGCTCGCTCGTGAGATTAACCCTCAG GGCCCGATTGCAGTAAGGATGGCAAAACTAGCAATAAACCAGGGAATAGAG GTGGATTTATCTACAGGTCTGGCTATTGAAGAGGCATGCTATGCTCAG GTGATACCAACTAAAGACCGATTGGAAGGGCTTGCTGCATTCAAGGAGAAGAGGCCTCCATTTTACAAGGGGGAGTGA